Part of the Mauremys reevesii isolate NIE-2019 linkage group 4, ASM1616193v1, whole genome shotgun sequence genome is shown below.
attatttcagtctTTGTATAGTTTTGCCTCTCTTCTGATTGGACTGCTTTGATAGTTTCTGAATTCTACTCACAGTATCCCAATATTGCAAAGCAATCCCATACCGTACCAAACTTCATTGCTGCGCAAAGTTctttaaggccccaattcagctagcattttaagcacatgcttaaagtcaaATGAGTTAAAATTACTCATTactgaaagttaagcatgtgcataaattcCTTGCTGAATCTGGGCATCACAGTGACTGTGGCAAAATACTTACACTCTTCTTTCCACTTATTTGGATCCATCATCAATCTGCACTTTGTCTCTTCCAACTCTTCCTTCAGACATTCATGCTTTGCCTTCACTTCTCTAATCCGCTGATGGCGCCTTTCTAAAATCTTCAGCTTGGTATTGAAATACATCAGACCCTTGAAAAGCACAGAAAGACCACTTCATGGCCTGGCCTCTGTCAGCGCCACCCAAACCCTACCCACCTCATTACACTGTAACATTTAACAGGGTTTTTTTCTCTTCGCTTGAAGTGTGCATTAATGGATTCTAATCTACAGAAACAGCATGCCGCAATCAGTTAAGCATTTATTGCACTTTTCTGAATTAACATACATCTCTAATATACTCTGAAATTGCTACTGTTTGTAGAGAAATTATTTTCTCCACTAGTGCAAATAATAAACACAGTCTAATAATGTTAAATGAAACTCTGAACTCTTTAAGAACATTAAGACATAGGAATTTGTAGTTACATAAAAGCATTCTTACCTTTTCAACATCCTGGAAAGGCTATTTTGgaaaaaattggggaaaaaaaggcatcAGAAGACTACAGAACTCTGGTCTCCAAAATAGAATTAAGTGAATTGTTTTCCAATTACAAGTAAATTAAACTCGCAATATCCCTGATTTAATAGAATTCTAACCAGGATACTTTATGTCATTTACATAAAGAGTTAATGACCCCGTAGTAGAGAGAGGTTGTAAAGTTTCATCAGGCAGGCTAAGATTATAAAGTCTTCTCGTAATGTATTCATTGGTATTCTCCGTTCATGCCATCAGTCATGTTGAACACAATTAATTGTAGACAgtaattattttcattttctaCGTTAAGGGCACCCCAACATATGAATTGTAAAATTAATAATTATAGTGCTTTAATTGCAATCAATTTCCTGAATGCCAAACTAGCATTCAAGCAGTGATTCTGCCTGTATATTGTAATTTAAGTTGTCTGGAGTTGTTGTAAAATATGTACTGACCTCAGTTTCCTCTTGTCTGTGTCGCTGCAATCGTTCCACATCATCAATCTCATAAACTTTAATTTCAAATGGCTCTTTTAAAGTGCCCGGCAAAGGTGGTAGATCAACCCACTGGCCAGTGACACTGGGCTTTCTTCCTAGGGACGTAGCATCAGGCAATGGAGCAGGAATCAGTCTACGACGCTGGAGACCTTAAATAAATTTTTTAAGAAGTATTTTGCATCACATGGGACGTTATGCATCCAAAACCTAGGAGTACtagtatattgcaaaatatgacgCAACAAAGAAAATATATAGGTTTTCAGGATACTTTGGGGGAAATGCTTTTTGTatccttttcttttaataaaataatgtaaGGCAGTTAGGCCAGATCTTTGAAGGTATTAGGTACATAACTGCaatctgaaatcaatgggagttaggcatctaaatagcTTTAAGGATCTGTTTTCATGGGCTTTGGCAGGCTCCTTGTTTGTTTGATGGTGGTAAACAGCAGTAGTAGCTCTTCCAAGGGCCATCTAAGCATTAGTTCCTTATGCCAGCCTTCCCAAAAAATTTTGCCCCACTTTCATGAGTGAGTACACTTCTTTTTGGTGAGGAAGTACGATCTCATTCATTTCTTCACTCTGGCAAAAGTAGTCAAATAGGTTATGTGATGTGGCTGATAGCCTGTCAGAATCCTCAAACGTTATTTGTTCTATGCCTAGGTTAATTCCAAGCAAGACTTGTTCAGATGAGGTTCTCCACTTCATTTTACAGAACCACCCTCTCACTCCATTGCATAACCCACCTCCCCTTTGTCTTCTACCATAACACCAGCCGACTGGCACATGGCCACCTCTAAACTCAGCATCCAAGCTGCAAGATGCTGTGGGgttatttcagtgggagttgaaggcTTCTGGCACTTAGGGCAGCAACTAGGTACGCGACAACCTTAATTCTCCTCTTTTGTGTTCAAGCACATCACTTCCACAATGCAACAGAGCTGCAAAGGCCTGGGAACCAGGAAATTCACTTGCCACTTAACAAGGGTCTCCCAAATTAAGAACAAGCAACACTGTTACCAAGATGCATCAGGGCAAAAGTTTCACAAGGCAGAGACTGGCTTGCACCCATAAAAAATGGTGCTGGTATTTGCCCATACAAAGCTGAGTGCATTGGTGCAGGCATTTTTTACAGTCGTGTGTCACCCTCTACTTTTTGAAAGACTAGTTCTTAGTGATGCATCTGTCATTAACCAACAAGTGTACAAGGTATGTTCAGGCaacactgaagccagtggcaccGATCCCCAGATCACTGGAGACAATGACACCCAAACAAGTTGAAATGTAAGAATGATATTACAGCTTGTGCTCTTTGTCGCTTTGTCATGGGCAGAATGAGCAGCTCCATGCTTGCTGACTCAGAGCTCAGTGGGAGAAATGTACATTACCCTCTAGTGACTCCCTTTTAATGGAAGTACAGAGGAACACTGGACTCCCTGAAAGGAGTTGCTTCCAAAACTTTCCCATCATAGGGTGGAATCTTTGAGGGAGAAGTGAAGTAAAATTCTCCTCAGTGTCTGGAGTCTCCTGGGGGAAAACCAGAGGTGTGGCATCTTATCATTATTGCCTCTGTTCTTGTGGCCGCAGCTGAGTGCATCAGGGAGGCAACACTGCACTGCTGCTTAGAAGAGTTTGACTGAGGCCCTCTccaaacctgggtctcctacatcgGAGTCAAGTGCCATGACATCAGGTCAGTTGCTTTATAAACTTTACGAATGGTCAATAACAGAGGTAAAAGCTCACGAGGCCTCATTGAAAGTGAGATATATGCTGTATGTGCTTAAGGAGTTATCTGGTATAAATATTCTTAATAAACGAATCCTTGCAAATATGGGACCGCCAGGCGGCTGGGCCACATTAATTTAATCTATTCTGGGTATGTAATCAACTGGGCATCCTTTCCACAACCTCAAGTTATTCAGTCTGACTGTGTCACAGCTACAGGCCTGATCCTCCCCATCAACTaaaaccccaatcctgcaaccgcCTTCCAGCAGATGAAACCCCTCTGAAGCCAATAAACAGATGCAGTCAATCACATACACAAAGCAGATTAACTTCATGGTACCTAGTGGTCCCAATCTGAAGTCATTGGGGCTCCATGTGGACACAGGGGGCCACTTACATGGAAGGGGTTGCAGGATTAAGAACTAGGCTTCCATTGGCTTTGATGGTAGGATCAGTTCCCAGGATGAGTTTCCCTAGCACTGCTTTCCTAAGAGCTTAAATCCAGCAGAAGCAAGTCTCAAATCCACTTTGACAGTTTAGTATTAAGTTACCCGGAGAAGATGGTTAACATTTCCTATTGAATACTTAGGCCAATAATGGGTCTATCAAACCTTTCTTGTTTGTACGATACTGAATAAAACTCCTATGAAGTCCCACttcatatataaaatatattagtGTGGCAGAGTATGACGCATTCAAAAAGTAAGGTATAATTTATCAACGAAGACAATTTCAGCTGAAAAAGAAATAATTTGTCATTTTTAAATTCCTTATAAGCATTTCCTGGggcaaaaacaaatacaaatccaTCAGCAAGTTATGCCTTCTCAATACATGTGCAACTTTACACAGCTGTTAATATTGATTGGTTGATGTGCTATGAAAAGAGAACTGCTGCAAGTGTTGCACAAGGTCTCTGAACTGATTTATTGCCAGAAAGCACCATAACATATACATCAGTTTAACTCATTTAGTTGTGCTGGCACAAGTGAATATCATGTGCACCTACAGAGATTGCAATAATTACACCTTTCCAATTGAAGTGTCAGATTCAGCAAGCTCATGCTCAGAGGAGTATTTCCTACCCTACTCCCACACATAGTCCTACTAGAAGTTAAAGGTTGCAGGAGCAGCCTTTCAGTCAGTAGCTATCATTGTATGAATTGCAGTGAACCTCCAATAACGACCACAGTATTTCTGGCTGGAatagtaaaaactatttccaaaACTCGGACATTAGAAGCGTGATTCTGAAGCTGTTACTCTcaacttgcatccgacgaagtgggtattcacccacgaaagctcatgctgctaaacgtctgttagtctataaggtgccacaggattctttgctactctCATTCAGTAGCACTTACCCACACAAGCAGCATCAATGAAGCCAACAAGTAAATGCCACTGAAGATCAATAAGGGTGGTAGAATTTAGCCCTTGTTAAATAGCCAATCACTTTGGTTTTGTGGTGGATTTAGAAGATTTAGGACAAACGTAAGTGAATGGAAGTCACACCTCTCTGAACAAAAACAGAAGACTAAGCAGTGTATCTCTTTCATAGTTTAGCTttaaaacttgatttaaaaactacAAAGCCTATAATTTTGTAATGAATTAACAGCATTAATCTACAATGTAGTGCCTCTTTTATccatatagatatagatatcttCAACGTGGCTAGGCCTCTAAATTCAAACTAAGTGACCTACCAGTTTACTTAAGAACCACAATAAAAACTCAGCATCCTAAAATATGAGGAACATATTAATGAATTTCTAAGATGGGTTGAAAATGCAAGCCTGAGTCACATTAATTTTTTACCTGTCGATCTTTTCTTAGGGGACTTCAAACTCCTCATGCGTCCTGGTGATGACATTCCGCTTTCACTCATTGAGTCATGTGCGGAAGACGCACTGCCTGTTGCTTCACTATCACGAATCATGCTTTCGTAGCCACTGCTGCCACCACTGTGGTAAAAAAGAGCTGTCCTTCCCATTGCTGGTGGCAGTTCTCCACTTAAAACACTACTATTATCACTGCCATGCCCACTGCTATACCGCTGAGGCCTCCGGGGCGCAGTTATCTTGCTATATGGAGATGGCAACACTGGAATTTGTGATTTTTCATCGCTGAGATTAATACCACTGTCATTCCCACTATCAGAGTCTGTGGAGCCTCTGAAATGCCCCATTTTGACAGAACTGCCAGATACCAGTTCATTAACCCGACTGTTGGCTGCCCTAATTGCTTGCTTTGTCCCCATAATAGTTCCTCTGCCAGGTTTGTTGTTGACACCTTGCACAGATCGGGGGGTTGTTTTCCCACTTGGAGGGATGCTAGAGCTTTTTCCAATAGACTGAGTCAGTGATTTGACAGAGGAGCTAAGTGACTTTGACCCATTGGTAGAAAGGCTGCGGCTTTTGTTTCCATTTGCTTGAGCCTTCTGGTTAGTTGTACTTTTTGCCTGGCTGTTTTTACAGGGTAAAGGTGCAGTATGAGATGGTGGTGAAGTCACATTAGAAGCTACAGGGGGAACTCCCAGCCGCGGGACCGATCGTCCCGTTCTACCATTGTTGATGCTAGCGTTGCCATTTTCCCTAGTTGTGTTTGCTTTGGAGCCAACTGATGTCAGACTATCACACCTTTCCAGAGACATGTGACTCCCATATCGATGAACAGCTTCACTTTTACATGCCTTAGTCTTTAAACTTGAAGTCATCTTCGGCAAAGAATGGTCCCCCTTGAGGCTTGTTTTACAGCTGGTACTTTCACTAACCCAAGATCCAGCTTTTGATCGCAATTCTGCCTCTTCCTCAGCTTTTGGTGCGGCAACTCTAGGACAGTCCAGGCCTGCAGCTTTGCCTCCGCTATTTGTGACCACCACATTTTTCTGTTCTAGGCTTGATTTACGTACAGGAGGTGTTGGAGGTGTGGTCCCGTTTGGCCTAGGTAGCATGCTTGACTTTTGTGGCAGAGTCTTCTTTCCCAGGGATGTTTTCAGGCTGCCAACAGCAAAGGCAGCTTCAGAACTTCCCCTAGTCACACCTTCTGATGGAGCACTATTACTGTGTGCTACTGGCATCACACCCAGCGTGGTGGCTCCTCTCTTAAGCTGTGGCATTTTCATTGCTGCTTCAGATTTTTTAGTGGCTTCATTGGAAGATTTGCAAGCCATTTCACAACCATCTACAACCCTCTGAGAGCATGCGAGCATAGTCTGCGACTTAGTTGGCTTGGTTGCACTGCTGAAGTATTGGGCAGCTTTTGTTGGCTGCTTATCAGTACCAAATGTGTGAGATTTTGGAGACAGCAGAGATTCTGCAGCTTTCGCTTCCAAGTGATTATCCGTGCGCACCAGCCAGGGATCTTCAAACATACTGTGTGGATTCTGCTGTTCCCTGTAGCTTACAATGGCATTATTGTGGTTTGGAGATGAGGTAGTTTTTGTTTTCCTAGGAAGACTAGAATGTATTGTTTCTATCACCGGTGTACCTCGAGAGTTGCTAGATTTAACTTTTACGGGCTGACCAGCTACACAAaaagcacttttcatctgagATGCTTTGGTTAATTCAGAGGTTTGGGGGCTTTTGTTGATGCTTGAAGACATTTTGCTAGAATTTATACTCTCAGTTTCCAGCTCTGAGAAACAAAATCCACTGTCATTCAGGGAGCTTTTCAATGGGGTGGTTACATTGGGCAAATCCAAGTTGAAAGGTTCCTTGGACTTATTACAGCTGTaagatgactgggcaacaaaactgTCACTGGACTGGACTCCATCACTTTCAATTGTACAAATGCTCACTTCACTAAGCCAAGAACTGATGGAGGAACGTCTGCTGCTGGAAAACGGATCCTCGGCAAAGGGCAAAACAATATCAATATTTACACCAGTAGAGCTTGCCTGTGAGGTATAAGCATCAAACTCATCATTTATACTGCTAATAATACTAACCGGCCTGGAACCTGATGCAAGAGCCTGAAGGGAGCAGTCGCTGTTGAAGCTAATGATACTGGCAGGCCTTCCATTATCTAAAATTCCACTGATGGATAGTTCCTCTACCACTGTAAAAACAAGCTCATCCTCTCCATTCAGCTCCACAGGCTGCTGCAAAGTCACTGTGGTGGTCAGTATATCCCGGTCAAAACATTTACCTTTGAACGCAGAGTGGAAACTATGTACCTCGATAGCGCCAGATTGATTCTGGGTGTTACTGCCAACTAGAAATGTGCTTCCTACCAAGTTGTGCTCAGGTTTGCTAGCCATTTGCTTACTCATTCCCACAGGAGGAGTCCGGATTGCACTGCTATTGTCCAACTCTGAACATGCTTCTTTGGACTTGAGGGTCTGATCTTTCTGTTGTGGGGGCGTGGGTGCAGGGCTTGGCAAAGGTCTCTTCACATACGAGGACTTTTCTTTCACTACAGGTTCAGCTGTGGCCTTACTCTGCTCTTGACTCCTAGTAGGGTTATATTTTGATGATTTCAGTGAATCTGtgattgtctctctctctttctcgccATCTGAGGCTGAGCCCAGTTTTTTGCCTTCAGCTTTGGTTTGTGGTTTGGAATGTTCCGCTTTGAAGTGAAGGGCGTTCTTGTCATGACAACTGCCCCCCCTTTGCACAGCAGCCTGGAAATGAAGATTATGTCCTTTTTTTGGAGACACTGTTTCCTGTGGAACAGGTTTTTTATACCCTCCAGATGGAGAAGATGGCTTTTCATTTACCAGTTTAGACTGCACATTTTCTATCACTGTCGCTGGACTACAATTTGATGCAACAGGTGTTTCTCCACAAGCAAATTTTATAGGTTCCTCACTTCCATCAATGAATTCTAACCTTTCTTGCAATTCAGCAAAAGTGTTGCACTTAAAATGGTCCTTGTCGGAACTTCTAGCAATAGCAAAGTTGTCCTTGCTTCTCTTTTTGTTAAGGGAAGGAATTATGGGAACAAACTCTGGAGGCCCTTCATTATCTGTTAGTTCCCTGTCAGACAAAGCTGCACCATTGGGACCAACATAGATGACGGTGTCACAAGATTGTTCACTACTGGAGGAATAATCAGGATCACTAGAAATACTCAGTACAGGAAGATCAGGGTCAAGTGCTACAGTTCTTGGGTGAAAGGGTCTCAAGTGAGGTGGTCTTCGCACATGGCCTTCTTCACATGAACTTTCTCCTCCAGAGGAGCTGGATGCATACTATtaattataaaaaaagaaaatcttgattaatattaaatatatttataataaGAGAGGAAATCTAAGGGTCATTATAGACTCTGCTCTGCTTTCACCATCAACCACAATTGTGTCTAGTGGAAAACCTTTACAATATGAAGTTAAAGAACAAAACTTATCTATGTAAATTTTAAACATGATATGATTGTTATATTAATCAGTTTACCACAGGTAAGTTTCATAACATCAAAATATTATGTTGTCTTTCAATCTTAGCATTTTAcattctttccttatttttttttaattaaaacaagttGAACCTTTTGCAATAGCCCCACATAAAATCAAAGGAATTTTTGCAATAATCCCCCATAAAATCAAAGGAATATTGATCtattgtgtgtatgtgcatgtgcgTTTGCATAAAATTAAAACATAAATGTTTCAGGACTAATAATCAAGTGGAATAACAATAGCTTTGGGCCAACACGTTTGTCAAATTTCTCTACCAAGCTTTGATGCATTTTGTATTAGTCCTCATTGTTTAGAAGTCCCACATTCCCCcaccaaggggttcagagaatTCATTTTCAATTAAATTAATTGCAGCTTGCTTGTACACCAACCTTGGATTTCTTCTTTCTCATTCGGTGGATTCGTGATGCAAGCTGAATTGTCGTGAGAGTTTCTGCATAATTTGCTGGGGAGTCAGAAATATGAGCAATCATGGTTGTTCTACAGTTGATGTTCCCCAATGATTCTCTCAGCAACATAGTCAACTTGTTGTCCctatgtaataaataataataataataagatggTTTAAAAGAATTCTAGTTCCTTTTGCAGACTTTTCTAAAACACCAAGTATTATGGTTTCATTTTTATAGTGTACATGTATGTATGGTATAGGTAGATCTGAAATATACATGATCTGTACATATACATATTTAAAACATGTCTAAGTGTATATACACAGAGATACCAAATTTATTCCTCTACCTGCATATTTTTAGATGTGTAAATTCTTTGTTAATTTGGGCAAATCCAGGAACTATTCACTTTACTAGCAGTTCATCATGATACTTTGTATTACCCAAACAGCTTACAAGCACTACCTTTTTATCTCATTAGAGCTAATCTCTGGTACTTTGAATGCACCATCACCATGGTACCTAACCTACAGGTGAACAGTTAATGTAACAAGAAGTAAAATAACTTTATATTACTGAACAGACACAGTCAAGAATACCCTGACAAATATATTATTAAGCATCAAAGATATTTTTAAGCCCGTCCCACCTAATTCCTTCTCTGCCATTTTAAAAGAGACCATGACCTGGGCATTCTGACCCAGAACGTGATGCAAAGGAACCTTCCTATCCTCCTGGTGTGCACAGAGGAGGGAGCCCATACACCAGATCCACAATTTGAAGCATGGAGAAGAAAGAGTTCCACAAAGCTTCTCCTTAGTAAGTGACAATACAGCCGTCCATTGGACATTACACAGCCTGATGCAGCAGTGCACTGGATGTTCCGTTATTCAAGGGGAGAAAAGAGATGCCTTGAATGCTCACCTACTTGAAAAGTCTGATTACCCGAACACTCAAACATGCTTTATAGCCCTATCTGTGGCTATCCGATGTGGATATAAGCGCACATATACCATAATATGCACAACTTTTTGGGTGGATACAGCTATAATCACAATGCTCATACACGGAAGTAATTATGACATTTGCTATAGTTCTTCTGTGTGGCATAGGTGaagatttagggccagatcctggcttCCATTCTGCCCACTCTGCTCTGGCAGCACAAATCCGGTGGAAAATTAGCTTAACTGGCTGTCCAAGGATTTCCCTGGGAAAGGGGAATCACCAGGTGGTATATGGTCAACGTGGTCTTCAGCCATAGCCAGTGCAGTTGAGGAGTCATTATGCATGCCACAGTTGCCAGAAAAGCTACTTAGGGGCTGTATGCAACTGGCACAACTTAGAACACTCCTGAGGCTGCTATAGGTTGCTCCTCAGAACTGGCCTGGCACCTGGTGGCCTGTGTCAGGGAGTCATCTTTATGTCTTTGCTCACTGAACTGGGCTAGGTGGCAAAGGGCTTggtcctgaggatctggccattcACTATTCTAGTCCATTCACTCAGCTAGCAACTGGCCTAAGGAAAACACCTGCTTTCACCTAATACAAAATGAAAGAGCACCTGCTTCATATTCCGCACTGGATAAATATGTGAAATGACATGAGAAATAAATGAGGCACTAACTTACAACTCATCTTAGCAAGCAGCAATTAAACTCTGGTACAAAAGGCCAAATTCTACCAGTGATGTCTGTGGCAGGGATGTCCTCTTTAGACCGGGCCCCCTGCACATATGAATGTATTCCCTCGCCATGACAGTACCACCAGACACACACTATAAAGCACAACTCAGTGCTCACTTTTGTCAAGTTACCATTCTCTTTTCCACACAGGAACAGAGTATGGTCCTAAATTTATTTAAACACAGAGTTTTTATTGGAAACATAGATATGTGCAACCTGCTGAACGGGGCAGATTATTTATAGCACTAATGATACGATCCTCACCATTCTGTTACATGTACAGTAAAGCTGGTTGATGTTTCTTGAAATTTCAACAAGACTTctaaatttgaaaaaaacaaaaaaaccagggAAATAAAATGTCCCCCGGTTTTCAACAAGCTGGCCAAAATTTTTCAAAGTTTcaacatttcagaaaaaaagaaaaatatatctgCGACTTTTTCAAACTGGACACGTACCCTTCATCCAACTTAGGTATATGCCACAATGCATATGATTTTTCAGACCACTGTGCATACCAACAACACATTTGGGACTCTAAAATGTATTACATGAACATAAATGTCATAAACACTGCACTGGAGGCCAGATATATGTTGCCATATATGTGACAGGCAAACTTCCATTCACATGAGTGCAATAAACTATATCAAGGGCCTGCTAATCTATTTGCAAGATAAAACTAGCTATATTTAAG
Proteins encoded:
- the KIF26A gene encoding kinesin-like protein KIF26A isoform X5 codes for the protein MIHTLNQASYQEVPSLPQSSGGVTSVLPRMVTVSSQRDLPLVAGQVGRPSGKSTNLFSGTERKKGLGWPQGTSSFPNSSVQVTVAPSGLSGALSSVTIQAQQYLEGMWSISRVNSFLPQACLADTATEGGREGPNVHVASGQNNCDQAGTGGSLTSQSLVAPAGASAGTSAAASFFIRAAQKLNLSSKRKKYHPPLPRSHDFSVYATNFSGILQLCSPPAPPCLLRAVSKIKDNPGIGKVKVMVRICPSQGPHDTSESMSFLKVDPRKKQITLYDPSASGPSNLGHRRGTVAVPKMFAFDAVFPEDASQAEVCSGTVAEVIQSVVNGADGCIFCFGHVKLGKSYTMIGKDNSTQSLGIIPCAISWLFKLINERKEKTGTRFSIRVSAVEISGKDENLKDLLAEVATGSLQDGQSPGVYLREDPICGTQLQNQSELRAPTAEKAAFFLDAAIAARSTSKPECDEEDRRNSHMLFTLHIYQYRMEKSGKGGMSGGRSRLHLIDLGSCEKVLSKSRDGGGSLCLSLSALGNVILALINGAKHVPYKDNKLTMLLRESLGNINCRTTMIAHISDSPANYAETLTTIQLASRIHRMRKKKSKYASSSSGGESSCEEGHVRRPPHLRPFHPRTVALDPDLPVLSISSDPDYSSSSEQSCDTVIYVGPNGAALSDRELTDNEGPPEFVPIIPSLNKKRSKDNFAIARSSDKDHFKCNTFAELQERLEFIDGSEEPIKFACGETPVASNCSPATVIENVQSKLVNEKPSSPSGGYKKPVPQETVSPKKGHNLHFQAAVQRGGSCHDKNALHFKAEHSKPQTKAEGKKLGSASDGEKERETITDSLKSSKYNPTRSQEQSKATAEPVVKEKSSYVKRPLPSPAPTPPQQKDQTLKSKEACSELDNSSAIRTPPVGMSKQMASKPEHNLVGSTFLVGSNTQNQSGAIEVHSFHSAFKGKCFDRDILTTTVTLQQPVELNGEDELVFTVVEELSISGILDNGRPASIISFNSDCSLQALASGSRPVSIISSINDEFDAYTSQASSTGVNIDIVLPFAEDPFSSSRRSSISSWLSEVSICTIESDGVQSSDSFVAQSSYSCNKSKEPFNLDLPNVTTPLKSSLNDSGFCFSELETESINSSKMSSSINKSPQTSELTKASQMKSAFCVAGQPVKVKSSNSRGTPVIETIHSSLPRKTKTTSSPNHNNAIVSYREQQNPHSMFEDPWLVRTDNHLEAKAAESLLSPKSHTFGTDKQPTKAAQYFSSATKPTKSQTMLACSQRVVDGCEMACKSSNEATKKSEAAMKMPQLKRGATTLGVMPVAHSNSAPSEGVTRGSSEAAFAVGSLKTSLGKKTLPQKSSMLPRPNGTTPPTPPVRKSSLEQKNVVVTNSGGKAAGLDCPRVAAPKAEEEAELRSKAGSWVSESTSCKTSLKGDHSLPKMTSSLKTKACKSEAVHRYGSHMSLERCDSLTSVGSKANTTRENGNASINNGRTGRSVPRLGVPPVASNVTSPPSHTAPLPCKNSQAKSTTNQKAQANGNKSRSLSTNGSKSLSSSVKSLTQSIGKSSSIPPSGKTTPRSVQGVNNKPGRGTIMGTKQAIRAANSRVNELVSGSSVKMGHFRGSTDSDSGNDSGINLSDEKSQIPVLPSPYSKITAPRRPQRYSSGHGSDNSSVLSGELPPAMGRTALFYHSGGSSGYESMIRDSEATGSASSAHDSMSESGMSSPGRMRSLKSPKKRSTGLQRRRLIPAPLPDATSLGRKPSVTGQWVDLPPLPGTLKEPFEIKVYEIDDVERLQRHRQEETEPFQDVEKGLMYFNTKLKILERRHQRIREVKAKHECLKEELEETKCRLMMDPNKWKEEFEVDPHLDKESQEYLEALEQVTEELEQCVNLCKSHVMIVTCFDIGMISDAQDGVREVEV
- the KIF26A gene encoding kinesin-like protein KIF26A isoform X2, translated to MHIPKELMGMGGAVHRLQRVCVCVRGRERGVTCARCVRLSNATQANVAAARHRAASGGIPRASERALQAHAIKQTVAEGSSGRESAPLSLELAPRKRLPPAADEDRCGSRPPPEGAGAVSLAELGQFERAGKGGWCKNCQVKLAELKKQAVKLAASSSPANSLPDPRLSALIFDKLQVPDYLQKNRNEGESRCEICATHLNQLKQEAIQMIHTLNQASYQEVPSLPQSSGGVTSVLPRMVTVSSQRDLPLVAGQVGRPSGKSTNLFSGTERKKGLGWPQGTSSFPNSSVQVTVAPSGLSGALSSVTIQAQQYLEGMWSISRVNSFLPQACLADTATEGGREGPNVHVASGQNNCDQAGTGGSLTSQSLVAPAGASAGTSAAASFFIRAAQKLNLSSKRKKYHPPLPRSHDFSVYATNFSGILQLCSPPAPPCLLRAVSKIKDNPGIGKVKVMVRICPSQGPHDTSESMSFLKVDPRKKQITLYDPSASGPSNLGHRRGTVAVPKMFAFDAVFPEDASQAEVCSGTVAEVIQSVVNGADGCIFCFGHVKLGKSYTMIGKDNSTQSLGIIPCAISWLFKLINERKEKTGTRFSIRVSAVEISGKDENLKDLLAEVATGSLQDGQSPGVYLREDPICGTQLQNQSELRAPTAEKAAFFLDAAIAARSTSKPECDEEDRRNSHMLFTLHIYQYRMEKSGKGGMSGGRSRLHLIDLGSCEKVLSKSRDGGGSLCLSLSALGNVILALINGAKHVPYKDNKLTMLLRESLGNINCRTTMIAHISDSPANYAETLTTIQLASRIHRMRKKKSKYASSSSGGESSCEEGHVRRPPHLRPFHPRTVALDPDLPVLSISSDPDYSSSSEQSCDTVIYVGPNGAALSDRELTDNEGPPEFVPIIPSLNKKRSKDNFAIARSSDKDHFKCNTFAELQERLEFIDGSEEPIKFACGETPVASNCSPATVIENVQSKLVNEKPSSPSGGYKKPVPQETVSPKKGHNLHFQAAVQRGGSCHDKNALHFKAEHSKPQTKAEGKKLGSASDGEKERETITDSLKSSKYNPTRSQEQSKATAEPVVKEKSSYVKRPLPSPAPTPPQQKDQTLKSKEACSELDNSSAIRTPPVGMSKQMASKPEHNLVGSTFLVGSNTQNQSGAIEVHSFHSAFKGKCFDRDILTTTVTLQQPVELNGEDELVFTVVEELSISGILDNGRPASIISFNSDCSLQALASGSRPVSIISSINDEFDAYTSQASSTGVNIDIVLPFAEDPFSSSRRSSISSWLSEVSICTIESDGVQSSDSFVAQSSYSCNKSKEPFNLDLPNVTTPLKSSLNDSGFCFSELETESINSSKMSSSINKSPQTSELTKASQMKSAFCVAGQPVKVKSSNSRGTPVIETIHSSLPRKTKTTSSPNHNNAIVSYREQQNPHSMFEDPWLVRTDNHLEAKAAESLLSPKSHTFGTDKQPTKAAQYFSSATKPTKSQTMLACSQRVVDGCEMACKSSNEATKKSEAAMKMPQLKRGATTLGVMPVAHSNSAPSEGVTRGSSEAAFAVGSLKTSLGKKTLPQKSSMLPRPNGTTPPTPPVRKSSLEQKNVVVTNSGGKAAGLDCPRVAAPKAEEEAELRSKAGSWVSESTSCKTSLKGDHSLPKMTSSLKTKACKSEAVHRYGSHMSLERCDSLTSVGSKANTTRENGNASINNGRTGRSVPRLGVPPVASNVTSPPSHTAPLPCKNSQAKSTTNQKAQANGNKSRSLSTNGSKSLSSSVKSLTQSIGKSSSIPPSGKTTPRSVQGVNNKPGRGTIMGTKQAIRAANSRVNELVSGSSVKMGHFRGSTDSDSGNDSGINLSDEKSQIPVLPSPYSKITAPRRPQRYSSGHGSDNSSVLSGELPPAMGRTALFYHSGGSSGYESMIRDSEATGSASSAHDSMSESGMSSPGRMRSLKSPKKRSTGLQRRRLIPAPLPDATSLGRKPSVTGQWVDLPPLPGTLKEPFEIKVYEIDDVERLQRHRQEETEGLMYFNTKLKILERRHQRIREVKAKHECLKEELEETKCRLMMDPNKWKEEFEVDPHLDKESQEYLEALEQVTEELEQCVNLCKSHVMIVTCFDIGMISDAQDGVREVEV